From the genome of Eptesicus fuscus isolate TK198812 chromosome 24, DD_ASM_mEF_20220401, whole genome shotgun sequence, one region includes:
- the TMEM9 gene encoding proton-transporting V-type ATPase complex assembly regulator TMEM9 has protein sequence MKLLCVVAALGCLLAPPARANKSSEDIRCKCICPPYRNISGHIYKQNVSQKDCNCLHVVEPMPVPGHDVEAYCLLCECQYEERSTTTIKVIIVIYLSVVGALLLYMAFLMLVDPLIRKPDAYTERLHNEEESEDARSVAAAVASLGGARANTVLERVEGAQQRWKLQVQEQRKTVFDRHKMLS, from the exons ATGAAGCTCCTGTGCGTCGTGGCCGCGCTCGGCTGTCTGCTGGCGCCCCCGGCCCGGGCCAACAAG AGCTCCGAGGACATCCGGTGCAAGTGCATCTGCCCGCCGTACCGCAACATCAGCGGGCACATCTACAAGCAGAACGTGTCCCAGAAGGACTG CAACTGCCTGCACGTGGTGGAGCCCATGCCGGTGCCCGGGCACGACGTGGAGGCCTACTGCCTGCTGTGCGAGTGCCAGTACGAGGAGCGCAGCACCACCACCATCAAG GTGATCATCGTCATCTACCTGTCGGTGGTGGGCGCCCTGCTGCTCTACATGGCCTTCCTGATGCTGGTGGACCCGCTGATCCGCAAGCCGGACGCCTACACCGAGCGGCTGCACAACGAGGAGGAGAGCGAG GACGCCCGCTCCGTGGCCGCCGCCGTGGCCTCCCTGGGGGGCGCCCGCGCCAACACGGTGCTGGAGCGCGTGGAGGGGGCGCAGCAGCGCTGGAAGCTGCAGGTGCAGGAGCAGAGGAAGACGGTGTTCGACCGGCACAAGATGCTCAGCTAG